One window of the Rhizorhabdus dicambivorans genome contains the following:
- a CDS encoding NAD(+) synthase, which translates to MPGATPFRSIHAHGFVRVGAGTPLATVGDVAANVAGILDLARQADAEGVDLLVLPELALSSYAIDDLHLQDALLDRVEAELAGIVAASADLAPVLLVGAPIRRNGRLYNSAAVISRGRILGVVPKSFLPNYREYYEKRWFAPGHGLSGLDILLCGQRVPFGPDLIFAADDLADFRFHVEICEDYWAPLPPSTLGAMAGALILCNLSASNIIIGKARDRALLAQSQSMRAIAAYCYSASGPGESTTDLAWDGQAMIHEMGTMLAESSRFGMDPELIAADVDVSRLRLERMRMGTFNDGAVAAGHPEKRFRTIGFAHRPHGRDVGLRRSIARFPFVPADPRELDADCYEGFNIQVEGLVKRFQSTAGKAMVIGISGGLDSTHALIVAAKACDRLGLPRTTIRGYTMPGFATGEETRANAWALMRALGITAEEIDIRPAATQMLADMGHPFAKGEPVYDVTFENVQAGLRTDYLFRLANHHGGFVIGTGDLSELALGWCTYGVGDQMSHYGVNAGVPKTLIQYLIRWCVATDQFDPETDRILTAILGTEISPELVPADASGAIQSTESKVGPYELNDFFLHHIARLGLKPSKAAFLAWHAWKEAEGGLWPAGFPEALRNSYDLATIRRWLESFLFRFFTISQFKRSAIPNGPKVSGGGALSPRGDWRAPSDGNAKLWLDELAAALDGEG; encoded by the coding sequence ATGCCCGGTGCCACCCCCTTCCGTTCGATCCACGCCCATGGTTTCGTGCGTGTCGGCGCCGGCACGCCGCTGGCGACGGTGGGCGATGTCGCGGCCAATGTGGCGGGCATTCTCGATCTTGCGAGACAGGCCGATGCCGAGGGCGTCGACCTGCTGGTGCTGCCCGAACTGGCGCTGTCCTCCTATGCGATCGACGATCTCCACCTTCAGGACGCGCTGCTCGACCGTGTCGAGGCGGAGCTGGCGGGGATCGTCGCGGCGAGCGCCGATCTCGCGCCGGTGCTGCTGGTCGGTGCGCCGATCCGCCGCAACGGGCGGCTCTACAATAGCGCGGCGGTGATCTCGCGCGGGCGCATCCTCGGCGTGGTGCCGAAGAGCTTCCTGCCCAATTATCGCGAATATTATGAGAAGCGCTGGTTCGCGCCCGGCCATGGCCTGAGCGGGCTCGACATTCTGCTGTGCGGGCAGCGCGTCCCCTTCGGGCCCGACCTGATCTTCGCGGCCGACGACCTCGCCGACTTTCGTTTCCATGTCGAAATCTGTGAGGATTATTGGGCACCGCTGCCGCCTTCGACGCTGGGCGCGATGGCGGGGGCGCTGATCCTGTGCAACCTCTCCGCCTCGAACATCATCATCGGCAAGGCGCGGGACCGGGCGCTGCTCGCCCAGTCGCAGTCGATGCGCGCCATCGCCGCCTATTGCTATTCGGCGAGCGGCCCCGGGGAGAGCACCACCGACCTGGCCTGGGATGGCCAGGCGATGATCCACGAGATGGGCACGATGCTCGCGGAGTCGAGCCGGTTCGGCATGGACCCCGAACTGATTGCCGCCGATGTCGACGTGTCGCGCCTCCGCCTCGAACGGATGCGGATGGGGACGTTCAACGATGGCGCCGTCGCCGCCGGCCATCCCGAGAAGCGCTTCCGCACCATCGGCTTCGCGCACCGGCCGCACGGGCGCGATGTTGGGCTGCGCCGCTCGATCGCTCGTTTTCCCTTCGTCCCCGCCGACCCCCGCGAGCTCGACGCGGACTGCTATGAAGGCTTCAACATCCAGGTCGAAGGGTTGGTGAAGCGCTTCCAGTCGACCGCCGGCAAGGCGATGGTGATCGGCATTTCCGGCGGTCTCGATTCGACCCATGCGCTGATCGTCGCTGCCAAGGCGTGCGACCGGCTGGGCCTGCCCCGCACCACCATCCGCGGCTACACCATGCCGGGCTTCGCGACCGGCGAGGAGACCAGGGCCAATGCCTGGGCGCTGATGCGCGCGTTGGGCATCACGGCCGAGGAAATCGATATCCGCCCGGCGGCGACCCAGATGCTGGCCGATATGGGGCACCCCTTCGCGAAGGGCGAGCCGGTCTACGATGTCACTTTCGAAAATGTGCAGGCCGGGTTGCGCACCGATTATCTGTTCCGCCTCGCCAACCATCATGGCGGCTTCGTGATCGGCACCGGCGATCTCAGCGAACTGGCGCTCGGCTGGTGCACCTATGGCGTCGGCGACCAGATGAGCCATTATGGCGTCAACGCCGGCGTACCCAAGACGCTGATCCAGTATCTGATCCGCTGGTGCGTCGCGACCGACCAGTTCGATCCCGAGACCGACCGCATCCTGACCGCGATTCTCGGCACCGAGATTTCGCCCGAGCTGGTTCCGGCCGATGCATCGGGCGCGATCCAGAGCACTGAATCGAAGGTCGGGCCCTATGAGCTCAACGACTTTTTCCTCCACCATATCGCCCGGCTGGGGCTGAAGCCGTCGAAGGCCGCCTTCCTGGCCTGGCATGCGTGGAAGGAAGCCGAGGGCGGATTATGGCCGGCGGGTTTCCCGGAGGCGCTGCGCAACAGCTATGATCTGGCGACGATCCGCCGCTGGCTTGAAAGTTTCCTGTTCCGCTTCTTCACGATCAGCCAGTTCAAGCGGTCGGCGATTCCCAACGGGCCCAAGGTGTCGGGCGGCGGCGCGCTGTCCCCGCGCGGCGACTGGCGCGCGCCGTCGGACGGCAATGCGAAGCTCTGGCTCGACGAGCTCGCCGCCGCGCTCGACGGCGAAGGCTGA